A single genomic interval of Myxocyprinus asiaticus isolate MX2 ecotype Aquarium Trade chromosome 19, UBuf_Myxa_2, whole genome shotgun sequence harbors:
- the LOC127410462 gene encoding zona pellucida sperm-binding protein 3-like has translation MGLMDFGGVGFLLLIAVGLCAEQWSGFKQDPLRFQQGHDPLRFQQQQPPVLAAKVVKDPQASAYFKPPKPALRPAGVDPRKVLQEPGNIQSKQLMQGPVVPLTWRYPVMQEEFQQPNVPFQLQIPAPAQSVAAQCGESFVHVEVKKDLFGTGQLVNPSFLRLGGCGAVGEDPDAQVFVFENELQACGSSLMMTDNELVYTFTLLYTPEAITGTPIIRADAAAVGIECHYSRFQNVSSNVLMPNWVPFAATRVSEDFLVFTLKLMTDGWMFERPSNLYFLGEFMNFEASVKQYNHVPLRVFVDGCVATAVADVNSVPSYSFIENHGCLIDAKLTGSPSSFIHRVQGEKLQFQLEAFRFQQATSGTIYITCALKAVMASTPTSPESKACSFNNGWTSADDDNQVCMCCDSLCGYSRKGRDLSGLGIVSEGKATIGPIVISN, from the exons ATGGGGCTGATGGATTTTGGTGGTGTTGGCTTTCTGCTGCTTATTGCAGTTGGTTTGTGTGCAGAGCAGTGGTCAGGGTTTAAACAAGATCCACTAAGATTTCAACAAGGCCATGATCCACTACGATTCCAGCAGCAACAGCCACCAGTTTTAGCAGCTAAAGTTGTTAAAGATCCACAAGCATCAGCTTATTTTAAGCCACCAAAACCTGCATTGCGTCCTGCTGGGGTAGATCCAAGGAAGGTTCTTCAAGAGCCTGGGAATATTCAATCGAAACAGCTAATGCAAGGTCCAGTGGTGCCGTTAACCTGGCGCTATCCTGTAATGCAAGAAGAATTCCAACAGCCGAATGTACCATTTCAGTTGCAGATACCTGCCCCTGCCCAGAGTGTTGCAGCACAATGTGGGGAGAGCTTCGTGCATGTGGAGGTTAAGAAGGACTTATTTGGGACTGGCCAGCTGGTTAATCCTTCATTTCTCAGATTAGGAGGCTGTGGAGCTGTAGGGGAAGATCCAGATGCTCAAGTGTTCGTCTTTGAGAATGAACTACAGGCATGTGGCAGCTCTCTAATG ATGACAGACAATGAGCTTGTGTACACCTTTACCCTCCTCTACACCCCTGAGGCTATAACTGGAACTCCCATTATAAGGGCTGATGCAGCTGCTGTTGGAATTGAATGTCACTATTCAag GTTTCAAAATGTGAGCAGCAATGTCTTGATGCCAAATTGGGTTCCTTTTGCTGCTACAAGAGTTTCAGAGGATTTTCTAGTTTTCACCCTGAAGCTGATGACTG ATGGCTGGATGTTTGAGCGGCCGTCCAATCTGTATTTCCTGGGAGAGTTCATGAACTTTGAAGCCTCTGTGAAGCAGTACAACCATGTTCCTTTGCGTgtatttgtggatggctgtgtggcTACTGCAGTTGCTGATGTGAACTCTGTTCCAAGCTATTCCTTTATTGAGAACCATGG TTGCCTGATTGATGCAAAGCTTACAGGCTCTCCTTCTAGTTTCATTCACCGGGTTCAGGGTGAGAAGCTGCAGTTTCAGTTGGAGGCTTTCAGATTCCAGCAAGCTACTAGTGGCACG ATCTATATCACATGTGCTTTAAAAGCTGTCATGGCTTCAACCCCCACCAGTCCAGAAAGCAAGGCTTGCTCCTTCAACAATGG ATGGACTTCTGCGGATGACGATAACCAGGTGTGCATGTGCTGTGACTCCTTATGTGGCTACAGCAGGAAAGGGAGGGACCTATCTGGTTTAG gcataGTCTCCGAAGGGAAAGCAACCATTGGACCCATTGTGATCTCTAACTGA